Proteins encoded by one window of Methanobacterium sp. CWC-01:
- a CDS encoding tRNA(Ile)(2)-agmatinylcytidine synthase has product MYNNILLYVGFDDTDSSSGMCTTYVCAVVLERLKACGMTLKGEPRLIRLNPFAPYKTRGNGAVSFKLVLDHKQDVKRVKKIVLDTVEELSQMDDPRTNPGVVFYQGPITEDLQEYSLRTVQCMVTLEEAEQLAQQIEAEVFKYKNGRGVIGALAAIGCPLSDKTYELIAYREVDNYGEVRRIDEDSVRVMNQKTYPETFDNLDEGYMAITPHTPCPVLYGIRGESKEAVSRAQELVKSEEPIERVMVFLTNQHTDMHLQNSDTIAGMDQYQCYRVAGEVYSTPHVIEGGHVIFNLKDASGEIECAAYEPTKGFRNTVRKLAPGDYVIVYGGIGDRGTLNVEKIEILHLRPQYQNLNPRCKCGKRMKSAGKDKGYKCSRCGVKVVDAPKEKVEIVRDLEEGFYEVPPSARRHLSQPLVRIQGHE; this is encoded by the coding sequence ATGTACAATAATATATTATTATATGTAGGTTTTGATGACACGGATTCCAGTAGTGGAATGTGCACCACTTATGTATGTGCTGTGGTGCTGGAGAGACTTAAAGCTTGTGGTATGACTTTAAAAGGAGAACCTCGCCTAATACGTCTCAACCCATTTGCACCATATAAAACCCGAGGAAACGGTGCAGTGTCATTCAAACTGGTTTTGGATCATAAACAGGATGTCAAAAGAGTTAAAAAGATAGTTTTAGATACGGTGGAAGAGTTATCACAGATGGATGACCCCCGCACCAACCCGGGAGTGGTGTTCTATCAGGGCCCGATAACCGAAGATCTGCAGGAATACTCGTTGCGGACTGTGCAGTGTATGGTTACCCTAGAAGAAGCAGAACAACTTGCCCAGCAGATTGAAGCTGAAGTTTTTAAATATAAAAATGGCAGAGGAGTTATTGGCGCTTTAGCTGCCATCGGATGCCCATTATCTGATAAAACCTACGAATTGATTGCCTACCGAGAAGTTGATAACTACGGTGAAGTTAGGAGAATTGATGAGGATTCAGTGCGTGTGATGAACCAGAAGACCTATCCTGAAACGTTTGATAACTTGGATGAGGGTTACATGGCCATTACTCCCCACACCCCATGTCCCGTACTTTATGGAATTAGAGGGGAAAGTAAAGAAGCAGTGTCCAGAGCTCAGGAGCTGGTTAAATCGGAAGAACCCATTGAACGTGTTATGGTATTTTTAACCAACCAACACACCGACATGCACCTCCAAAACTCGGACACTATTGCAGGAATGGATCAGTATCAATGCTACCGGGTTGCAGGTGAAGTTTACAGCACCCCCCATGTAATCGAAGGTGGACACGTTATATTCAACTTGAAAGATGCATCCGGGGAAATAGAGTGTGCAGCCTACGAACCCACCAAGGGATTCAGAAACACGGTGCGTAAGCTTGCCCCAGGCGATTATGTTATTGTTTACGGAGGAATTGGGGATAGAGGAACTCTAAATGTGGAAAAAATTGAGATACTTCATCTTAGGCCACAGTATCAGAATCTTAATCCCCGGTGTAAATGTGGTAAACGCATGAAGTCGGCCGGAAAAGATAAAGGGTACAAATGTTCCCGTTGTGGTGTCAAGGTGGTTGATGCTCCTAAAGAAAAGGTGGAAATAGTGAGGGATCTGGAGGAAGGCTTTTACGAAGTTCCCCCCTCAGCCAGGAGACACTTAAGCCAGCCATTGGTCCGAATCCAGGGACATGAGTGA
- a CDS encoding fumarate hydratase, translating into MNVVGMVKNTVIEASTSFRDDQLGAYHRALEKEENPNARWVLEIMLENALLAEKNKVPLCDDTGVPHVLVEIGHDTLLPPNFLGQIKEGIRQGLLKLPGRPMAVRGEGIERIEQRKGLDNNPGKLVPPGFLVDTADFEGLKIHVLMLGGGPEIRALTRSVFHKRDHRKLFKEVVTWMRSEIPKLGCTPTVPAVGIGRTHFEASSLMLKAMAHRSLDQQSELEIEITESLNKSGIGSLGLGGTVTALGSLVQIGPQRASGVRIVCMRPCCSVEPRRSSLYLPPNFWSE; encoded by the coding sequence ATTAATGTGGTGGGGATGGTTAAAAACACCGTTATTGAGGCCAGTACCAGTTTTCGGGATGATCAACTGGGGGCTTATCATCGAGCCCTGGAAAAGGAAGAAAATCCCAACGCCAGATGGGTCCTGGAGATCATGCTAGAAAATGCCCTGCTGGCGGAGAAAAATAAAGTGCCCCTCTGTGATGACACCGGTGTACCACACGTTCTAGTAGAGATTGGGCATGATACTCTCCTTCCGCCTAATTTTCTTGGCCAAATTAAGGAAGGGATTCGTCAAGGCCTGTTAAAACTTCCAGGTAGACCTATGGCTGTGCGTGGAGAGGGTATTGAGAGAATAGAGCAGAGGAAGGGTCTGGACAACAACCCCGGAAAACTGGTTCCTCCCGGGTTTTTAGTTGACACTGCAGATTTTGAAGGCCTTAAAATTCATGTACTGATGTTAGGTGGGGGGCCAGAGATAAGGGCCCTTACTCGGAGCGTTTTTCACAAGAGGGATCATAGAAAGCTTTTTAAGGAAGTGGTAACATGGATGAGATCAGAGATACCTAAGCTGGGATGTACTCCCACCGTCCCTGCTGTTGGCATTGGTAGAACTCATTTTGAAGCTTCATCCTTAATGCTCAAGGCAATGGCTCATCGGAGTCTCGACCAGCAATCAGAATTGGAAATAGAAATAACCGAATCCCTTAACAAGTCAGGTATTGGTTCCCTGGGACTGGGTGGAACGGTAACGGCCCTGGGAAGCCTGGTACAAATAGGTCCACAAAGGGCCAGCGGAGTTCGGATAGTGTGTATGCGGCCCTGCTGCTCTGTGGAGCCCCGCAGGTCATCGTTATATTTGCCACCAAATTTTTGGAGTGAATAA
- a CDS encoding transcriptional regulator — MHHRGDLLPHANLPVHREELLLDITKTLTNHGFETSNIYDRSCFDLVARRELILILMKVLVNVDGFSLEQAQEIKMVANTLLASPLVVGVKSKNEYLEEDVVYERHGIPVIAMETFRNLIVDNLYPEVFAGRGGYYVQIDGQIIKELREEQDLSLKELADLAHVSRETIYKYETGRARAHPETAMVLERILNMKITVSVNLFQVPLTAKDAKIGESEHKELEELGYGVIKTNRTPFDALAKPDQIRSKDAQPIIANLDKQRNQKLLTKMAVNLRDISSITDTEAAFILASRRKLNSIEGVPVVHNWEMEELKNSRDFMKLLKERRDN; from the coding sequence TTGCATCACCGGGGTGATCTCCTGCCTCATGCCAATCTTCCAGTGCACAGAGAAGAGCTACTCTTAGACATCACTAAAACTTTAACCAACCATGGTTTTGAAACTTCTAATATATATGATCGGAGTTGCTTTGATCTGGTAGCCCGCCGCGAATTAATACTTATTTTAATGAAAGTCCTGGTGAATGTGGATGGGTTCAGCCTGGAACAAGCCCAGGAAATAAAAATGGTGGCTAACACACTCCTGGCTTCACCATTAGTGGTGGGAGTAAAGTCTAAAAACGAGTATCTGGAAGAAGACGTGGTTTACGAACGTCATGGCATTCCCGTCATTGCCATGGAAACCTTCCGCAACCTGATTGTCGACAACCTTTATCCGGAGGTATTCGCCGGGAGGGGTGGATATTACGTCCAGATTGATGGTCAAATTATTAAAGAGCTGCGTGAAGAGCAGGATTTATCCTTAAAGGAACTGGCTGATCTGGCCCATGTATCCCGAGAGACCATATATAAATATGAAACTGGAAGAGCCCGGGCCCATCCCGAAACCGCCATGGTTCTGGAGCGAATACTGAACATGAAGATTACAGTATCTGTAAATCTATTCCAGGTCCCTCTAACTGCTAAAGATGCAAAAATTGGGGAATCTGAACACAAAGAACTGGAAGAGTTGGGTTATGGGGTTATAAAGACCAACCGTACACCTTTTGATGCTCTGGCTAAACCTGACCAGATTAGGTCTAAGGATGCTCAGCCTATAATCGCTAATCTGGATAAGCAACGAAATCAAAAGCTACTGACTAAGATGGCTGTGAATCTAAGGGATATATCCTCTATAACTGATACCGAAGCAGCTTTTATACTGGCCAGCCGGCGAAAATTGAACTCCATTGAGGGAGTGCCGGTGGTGCACAACTGGGAGATGGAAGAACTTAAAAATTCCCGGGACTTTATGAAACTTTTAAAAGAAAGAAGGGATAACTAG
- a CDS encoding Mov34/MPN/PAD-1 family protein, whose product MADRIPAEDNPGILDKFIGYLLGNDKRDFQEVHIDAGIIDEIISIARESHPNEFAALLEGKIKVNTLKIQGLVFLPGETSNQGAVMQTFMKPLITGTIGSVHSHPGYNASPSKADLYFFSKNGLFHLIIAEPYDEHSIRAYDSMGAEIRFKII is encoded by the coding sequence ATGGCAGACCGAATACCTGCAGAGGATAACCCGGGTATCTTAGACAAGTTTATTGGATATTTACTGGGTAATGACAAACGAGATTTCCAGGAAGTGCACATAGATGCCGGGATAATTGATGAAATTATTAGTATTGCTAGAGAGTCCCATCCTAACGAATTCGCAGCTCTTCTAGAAGGAAAAATAAAAGTTAATACATTGAAAATCCAAGGACTTGTTTTTCTTCCCGGGGAAACCTCTAACCAGGGAGCTGTTATGCAGACCTTCATGAAGCCCCTTATCACCGGGACCATAGGTTCGGTGCACAGCCACCCCGGCTATAATGCCAGCCCCTCCAAAGCGGACCTCTACTTTTTCTCTAAAAATGGTCTTTTCCATTTAATAATTGCTGAACCATACGATGAGCATAGCATTAGGGCTTATGACAGTATGGGGGCTGAAATTAGGTTCAAGATTATTTGA
- a CDS encoding MmgE/PrpD family protein, translating to MITAELAHFIGNTEYNDFPLKVVEKAKLCFLDFLGVSIAGSRTRSGQIMRSIISSNGQSTVIGGPRTSAREASLINGVSAHSLDLDDGHRLAQLHPGACVIPAALSLAESEERSGRDFLEAMIVGYQVTLSLGMMVNPSHRNKGFHSTGTCGTFGAAAAGKVLKLSEEENMNCLGLAGTQAAGLLESDHSGSMAKHLHPGRAAYSGVLSALLSQKGFTGARSIVEGREGFLNSMCKVDDTIQTEWKITPDESYHIAGVYFKNYPVCRHLHSALDSTLSLHRRYRIKPRDVVEVKVKTYQIAAEHRDYTPQEPEAIRQSLPATVALAISQGHLHPHELHINEDVLSLASKVSIECDPDFEALYPEMRPAQVMIKTTKGSFKDTVYLPHGEPEKAFSWDDLRVKFLTLNPKFDADTLDIIKRIESLDMNDLMNILSNYEDKNL from the coding sequence ATGATCACTGCTGAACTGGCCCACTTCATTGGTAATACCGAATATAACGATTTTCCCTTAAAAGTTGTAGAGAAGGCTAAGCTATGTTTTTTAGACTTTTTAGGGGTATCCATTGCTGGTTCAAGGACCCGGAGTGGCCAGATTATGAGAAGTATCATCAGTTCCAATGGTCAATCCACAGTTATTGGCGGTCCAAGAACCAGTGCCAGAGAGGCCAGTTTGATCAACGGTGTGTCGGCCCATTCTCTGGATCTAGATGATGGACATCGCCTGGCCCAGCTTCATCCCGGAGCTTGTGTGATACCAGCTGCTTTATCACTGGCAGAATCAGAGGAAAGAAGTGGAAGAGATTTCCTAGAAGCCATGATAGTCGGATATCAGGTAACATTATCCCTGGGAATGATGGTTAATCCCAGTCACAGAAACAAGGGGTTTCACAGTACCGGGACTTGTGGAACGTTTGGAGCAGCAGCAGCGGGTAAAGTGTTAAAACTTTCTGAGGAAGAAAATATGAATTGTTTAGGCCTGGCCGGTACCCAGGCTGCAGGGTTACTGGAATCCGACCATTCCGGCAGTATGGCCAAACATCTGCATCCGGGTCGGGCGGCATATTCAGGAGTGCTTTCAGCCCTACTCTCCCAAAAAGGATTCACAGGAGCCAGGAGCATAGTGGAAGGTAGGGAAGGTTTCCTGAATTCCATGTGTAAAGTGGACGATACAATACAAACCGAATGGAAAATAACGCCAGATGAATCTTATCATATCGCAGGAGTTTATTTCAAGAATTATCCAGTGTGCAGGCATCTACACTCCGCTTTAGATTCCACGTTATCTTTGCACCGAAGATATCGAATTAAGCCCCGGGATGTTGTTGAAGTGAAAGTTAAGACCTACCAAATTGCAGCCGAACACCGAGACTACACACCTCAGGAACCAGAAGCCATCAGACAGAGCCTACCAGCAACTGTGGCTTTGGCCATTTCTCAAGGCCATCTGCACCCCCATGAACTTCATATCAACGAAGATGTGTTGAGTTTAGCTTCTAAAGTGTCTATAGAGTGCGATCCCGATTTCGAAGCACTTTATCCTGAAATGAGACCAGCCCAAGTAATGATAAAGACGACTAAAGGATCTTTTAAGGATACGGTTTATCTACCTCATGGAGAACCAGAAAAAGCCTTTAGCTGGGATGATCTTCGAGTTAAGTTTCTGACTCTGAATCCCAAATTTGATGCAGATACCCTGGACATAATAAAAAGGATAGAATCACTTGATATGAATGATTTAATGAATATTTTGTCAAATTATGAGGATAAGAACCTTTAA
- a CDS encoding peptidase, translating into MYTEDYLENIGIKKADNSPSMPPKRFEDGAQYRFEVPGIQKPETLSGLIDALDHFEVQIHRVTQTKGIMLLTDSEILEMADMAREAGLELFLSVGPRATYDTSASAQTKEGARIGYRLRGYQNLVYAIEDVKRAVNLGVRGIVLYDEGLLWVLSKMRSDGELPFNVHFKISAHTGHGNPASARLMQDIGADSFNPVRDLSVTMMHEIRQVIDISLDIHTENPKSSGGFIRHYEAPEIIRRASPVYLKTGGAVAAHHGWDTTSSQAAERVRQVRLVQDMINRYYPEATKSKLGSEDLAIPEKI; encoded by the coding sequence ATGTACACAGAGGATTATTTAGAAAATATTGGTATAAAAAAGGCCGATAATAGCCCATCAATGCCCCCTAAGCGGTTTGAAGATGGGGCCCAATACCGTTTTGAGGTGCCGGGAATCCAAAAGCCAGAGACCCTGTCAGGTTTGATTGACGCTCTGGACCATTTTGAAGTTCAAATTCACCGGGTAACCCAGACCAAAGGCATAATGTTACTTACTGACTCCGAAATACTGGAAATGGCTGATATGGCCAGAGAAGCTGGTTTGGAACTGTTTTTGAGTGTAGGTCCCAGGGCTACCTATGATACTAGCGCTTCGGCTCAGACCAAAGAGGGAGCCCGGATTGGATACCGTCTGCGTGGTTACCAAAATCTGGTATACGCCATAGAAGATGTTAAACGAGCGGTGAATCTGGGGGTGAGGGGAATCGTGTTGTACGACGAAGGACTTCTATGGGTGCTTTCTAAGATGCGAAGCGATGGAGAGCTTCCTTTCAATGTTCACTTCAAGATTTCAGCCCATACTGGACATGGAAACCCTGCTTCGGCCCGTCTGATGCAAGATATTGGAGCCGACTCATTTAATCCAGTACGTGACTTATCGGTGACCATGATGCACGAGATCCGGCAGGTTATTGACATTTCTCTGGACATACACACCGAAAACCCTAAGTCCTCTGGAGGGTTCATACGACATTATGAGGCCCCAGAAATTATAAGACGCGCTTCTCCAGTATATCTAAAGACAGGAGGAGCAGTTGCTGCCCATCATGGTTGGGATACCACCTCCAGCCAGGCCGCCGAGCGTGTCAGACAGGTACGCCTGGTTCAGGACATGATCAACCGTTATTATCCGGAAGCAACAAAATCCAAGTTGGGGAGTGAGGATCTGGCCATTCCCGAAAAAATTTAA
- a CDS encoding heavy metal-binding domain-containing protein: MVSVDEFVIVSSNYVPGYEIIETKGFVYGLTVRSRGVGGQIGAGIRSMFGGEIKEYVSMMEETREEALRRAIQHAQDMGANAVISARYDSNDISDIMQEILVYGTAVVVRKE; the protein is encoded by the coding sequence ATGGTTTCGGTAGATGAATTTGTAATCGTAAGTTCCAACTACGTGCCGGGATACGAAATTATAGAAACTAAAGGCTTTGTTTATGGCCTTACCGTGCGTAGCCGGGGAGTGGGTGGACAGATAGGAGCAGGAATTCGGTCTATGTTTGGAGGAGAGATCAAAGAATACGTTAGTATGATGGAAGAAACCAGGGAGGAAGCCCTGCGGAGGGCTATTCAACATGCCCAGGATATGGGGGCTAATGCCGTAATCAGCGCCCGGTACGATTCCAATGATATATCTGATATAATGCAGGAGATACTGGTTTACGGAACGGCAGTAGTGGTTCGGAAAGAATAA
- the serA gene encoding phosphoglycerate dehydrogenase, which yields MKVLIADQINEKGIEELKEVAEVVVHTSITPEELVNDINDFEAIVVRSRTKVTREVIEAAPKLRIIARAGVGVDNVDVEAATERGVMVVNAPESTSITVAEHAMGLMLSLARKISLADKSVKEGKWDKSAFMGMELNGKTLGIVGMGRIGSQVASRCKAFGMDLMVYDPYITPEAAAEIGVEVMDLYGLLRVADVITIHVPLTPETKHLIAKEEMEIMKDNAFIINCARGGIINEEDLYQAILDGKIGGAALDVFEQEPPKDNPLLTLDNVVFTPHIGASTREAQRDAAIIVAKDVKEVLKGGSPKNVLNMPVIDPKTFQQIKPYLSLVEKLGKFLIQTAEGNINELEVTYCGELAKMSNHDIITRILLQEVLNPILTEPVNLVNAATVAQNRGIIITEGKRSDAGGYKNLIKVDMKADANQVSVEGVFSREPKIVMINDYNVDVETKGTMLIAKYKDIPGIIGFIGTKLGEHGINIAKMQVGRQEPGGEAVMVLKVDQNVPHDVVAELKKMIHVYDAVAVNL from the coding sequence ATGAAGGTACTTATCGCTGATCAAATCAATGAAAAAGGAATAGAGGAGCTGAAAGAGGTAGCAGAGGTAGTAGTCCATACCAGTATCACTCCCGAAGAGCTTGTTAATGATATTAATGATTTTGAAGCCATAGTGGTTAGGAGTCGAACCAAAGTTACACGGGAGGTCATAGAAGCCGCCCCTAAACTCCGTATAATTGCTCGTGCAGGTGTAGGGGTGGACAACGTGGATGTGGAGGCCGCTACGGAAAGGGGTGTAATGGTGGTAAATGCTCCGGAATCCACCTCCATTACCGTGGCCGAACATGCTATGGGACTCATGCTTTCCCTGGCCCGGAAAATATCTCTGGCCGATAAATCAGTTAAGGAAGGTAAATGGGATAAAAGTGCATTTATGGGCATGGAACTAAACGGCAAAACCTTAGGAATAGTGGGAATGGGCCGTATTGGAAGTCAGGTAGCCAGTCGTTGTAAGGCCTTTGGTATGGACCTCATGGTATACGACCCGTACATCACTCCAGAAGCTGCTGCCGAGATCGGAGTCGAAGTAATGGACTTATATGGCCTATTAAGAGTTGCTGATGTTATAACCATACACGTACCCCTCACCCCTGAGACCAAACACCTCATAGCCAAGGAAGAAATGGAGATCATGAAGGATAACGCCTTTATTATAAACTGTGCCCGCGGAGGTATCATAAATGAGGAAGACCTTTACCAGGCCATCCTAGATGGAAAAATTGGGGGTGCTGCGTTGGATGTATTCGAACAGGAACCACCGAAGGACAATCCCCTTCTAACCCTGGATAATGTGGTATTCACGCCTCATATAGGGGCATCCACCCGTGAAGCACAGCGTGACGCAGCTATAATCGTGGCTAAAGATGTTAAAGAAGTTTTAAAAGGAGGATCACCTAAAAATGTTCTTAACATGCCGGTCATCGACCCCAAGACCTTCCAGCAGATTAAACCATACTTAAGTCTGGTTGAAAAACTGGGAAAATTCTTAATACAGACTGCTGAGGGTAATATAAATGAACTGGAGGTTACCTACTGTGGGGAACTGGCCAAGATGTCTAATCATGATATTATCACCCGGATACTGCTCCAGGAAGTTTTAAACCCCATACTCACTGAACCAGTAAACCTGGTAAACGCCGCCACCGTTGCCCAGAACAGGGGTATCATCATCACTGAAGGAAAACGCAGTGATGCTGGAGGATATAAAAACCTGATTAAGGTGGATATGAAGGCCGACGCCAACCAGGTGAGTGTGGAGGGAGTTTTCTCCCGGGAACCCAAAATCGTAATGATAAACGACTACAACGTGGATGTTGAAACTAAGGGGACCATGCTCATCGCTAAATACAAGGATATACCCGGGATAATAGGTTTCATAGGAACCAAGTTAGGTGAACATGGTATAAATATCGCCAAGATGCAGGTGGGTAGACAGGAACCCGGTGGAGAAGCAGTTATGGTTCTGAAAGTTGATCAAAACGTTCCCCATGACGTGGTGGCCGAACTGAAAAAAATGATACACGTTTACGATGCAGTGGCTGTCAACCTTTAA